The genomic stretch aTTTTAGTAGCAATTTATGTGTACTAACTTATAACACATTAGTTGAGTACAAAAGTTATATGAAATAACTTATCATAGTAACTTATGTAGACAAGTTATATAGAACTACCTATGTACACAAGTTATTAAACACAAAAGAATAAATTAAACTTATAGCTTGTGCCAGTGCAAACATATAAAGTTATTAACGCACAAGGGAAAGAGTTAACTTATAACTTATACTACAATTTAGAAACACAAAAGTTATAAAACACAATTTATGTACATAACTTTTTCGTATAACTTGTGCAACTAAGTTATAGTTATAACTTATATGTTATAAATACTTAGtacagataaattatactaaaacaaagtttttcaaaatatatataagtggGATTTAGTTTTGTTTGTCTCGTCGCGCAGAAAACACCGGTGCAAATAGAATAAACCATTTAAAAGCTATAgcaaatttaaataaatatttcGCTTTTTAAAAGTGACGTCAGCATGAAATCAGCGGATCGCTCCTATACTTTGTCGGAGTTAAATCGTTCGCTGAGTTCATTTTAAATGAACGACCGCTGTAGTGGAATTGTGCTCGCCCGCGGCACTGCGGCAGCAAACTGGCCGTTCAGGCTTCCAGGTCCCAGCATCGTGGCGGGTTGGCCTGTACAGGCTCACGACAGCGAGAAAGAAGATAAGGTTCGGTCTTGGTTCATATGGGCTGAAAATGTTCTTCGTCTTCTGGGCCTTCTATTTATTGTTTGGGCTTCTAATTCACATAGCTATTGATGGGCCTGTTCAGGTGGCTGCATCTTCGGCTGGACTTGCAGTAGAAGAGACTTAGGCCtttaaatttaaaaacttttcaaaattccagcACATAcataaatcattaaatatagataaaaataactaattacacaatttatctgtaaattacaagatgaattttttgcgcctacttagtccatgattagacaataattgtcaaatataaacgaaaatgctacaatagtaGAATAAAaaaagatctaaacaaggccttattaaaAAAAACATGGTAGAAATTGATTTATTCAGGAAAGGTGTATTTTACTATCTAGGGAAGTATGTTGAGTTCCTcgtaccaaaaaattttcatctccaatctaaacgagACCTTACCCCGCTCATCCACGCTGAGTCCTGGCTTGGTGCCTCAACTTATGGAAgaaattgaaattttgattggaGCCACAGAGTACATGGAAACACGAGCGCCACAATCGACATCTTCACAGAGAATCCCAGGTATGAAGTCGGTTGCATCATGCAGCGTTTCCGCCCCGCAGTGCGCAACTGCGCAGGCCTTTCTTGCCCGCTACAACCTGAagccgccgcggcgccgcctCCCCACTCCCATAAATCTCGCGTTCCAATCCGCATACCGTCCCGATCTCATCTTCTACGTCTTCCAGTTCCAGGCTTCCAAAGTTGCAACCCTCGCCTCCCTCCCCTCGATCTCGCGTCTATCGAAaccccgccgccgcgcgccatgGCCCCAGCCGCCGCCCTTGTCGGCCCTCCGATCGCTTTCGTCGCTGGTGCCAATCTACCGCCGAAGCCGATCCGCAGCTCATCCCCTGACCACTCGTCCGATGAGATCTCACCCTCACCCATGGACGAAGACTCGCCTGCGCCAGGACGGACGATGAAGGAGGAGGTGGTACCGCAGTCCGGGCGGCCGCTAGCGTACGCCTCCTCTGGGGACCCCTGCGTCGACTTCTTCTTCCAGGTCGTCCCAGGCGTCACCTCCGACGCCGACCTCGCCGTGCTCCTTGACGCGGCCTGGTCCCACGACGCGCGCACGGCCCTCAAGCTCGTCTGCCATCTCCGGGGCGTCCGCGGCCTCGGCAAGTCCGACAGAGACGGCTTCTACGCTGCCGCGCTCTGGATGCACGAGCGGCACCCGCTCACCCTCGCCGCGAACCTCGCCAACTTCGCCAAGTTCGGATGCCTCAAGGACCTCCCCGAGATCCTCTACCTCGTCCTCCACGGCCCCCGCGACGAGGATCAGGACCAGCGCAAGGGTGACGACCGTCGCCATCCAGTGaagcgccgccgcggcgtcaGCGAGGCGCAGGCTGCCAAGGAGAAGCTCAACAAAGAGGCGCAACTCGCGCAGGCGGCGCTCGCGCGCTACGCCTCCGACGAGGCCTTCCGCCACCTCTACGACCGCGTCGCCGACACATTCGCCGAGCTGCTCAAGTCCGACGTCGAACACCTGCGAGTCGGGGACACCACGAAGATCGGGCTCGCGGCCAAGTGGTGCCCGTCGCTCCGCTCGTCCTACGACCGCGCGACCCTGCTCTGCGAGGCCATCGCCCGCCGCATCTTCCCGCGCGAGTCGAGACAGGATTACCTGAacatctccgacaagcactacAGCTACCGCGTCCGCGACCGTCTCCGCCGCGAGGTGCTGGTGCCCCTGCGCAAGGCGCTCGAGCTCCCGGAGGTGTACATGAGCGCGGGCAAGTTGGATGATCTTCCGTACGAGCGCGTCGCGTCCGTGGCGATGCAAAGGTACAAGGAGGCGTTCCAGAAGCGCGACAAGCCCCGCGTGGCAGGCTTCTTCGACGAGGTGCGCACGGGCCACGCGAGGATGGCTGCAGGCGCGGTGCTGCCTCATGAGCTGATCGCCGCGGCCCTCAAGGGGGAGCACGACGAGGCCAAGGAGCTTCAGTGGCGCAGCATGGTGTACGCCCTGGCCACCGAGGGCCGTCTGGACAACTGCATTGCGGTGTGCGGGCTCATGACCGGTACTGCCGCCACGGACCCTGCGGTGTCGGCAGCCATCGCGCTGGGGCTCCTGATCTCGGAGCTGAGCCAGGAGCCGTGGAAGGGGAGAGTGATCACCTTCGACGAGACGCACCAGCTGCACAAACTCCACGGCGCCAACCTCAAGGAGAAGCTGCAGCCGGTGGTGGCGACCCTCGGTACGCGGAAGAAGGGCGCCAACCTGCAGGGCGTGTTCAGCAAGATCCTGGGCGCGGCGGTGGCGGGCGGGCTGCGCAGCGACATGATGGTGAAGAGGGTGTTCGTGCTGAGCGACATGGACTTCGACGGTTGGGCTGGCTCCGCGGCGGCGTGGGAGACGGAGTACCAGGGCATCAGCAGTCGGTTCACGGACGCTGGATTCACGGCGCCGGAGGTGGTGTTCTGGAACGTGGGGACGTCGAAAGCTTCCATGCCGGTCGTGGCGGCACAGAAGGGCGCGGCGCTGGTGAGCGGCTACTCCAAGAACCTGGTGCGTCTCTTCCTGGAGGCCGATGGCAACCTCACTCCGGCTGCCGTCATGGCCGACGCCATATCCGGCTCGGAGTACGACGCGCTCGAGGTGTTCGACTGATCTCCACCCCGTCCAAATTATGCTGCTGATTGCTGTTGCCTAGTTATACAGTAGTAAAGTAAATTTtcttgtctagcttctcctatCCGGCAATGGCAATTGTCATGGTCTCTGAAGTTTAGTTGCCTTCTGGCAGGACAGGATAGGACTAATAACATTGTCTCGGCTGTTAGTATGAATGAATCGATGAATGCTTGAATTGCTCTGCGGAAGTTTTAATGAATCGAATCGATGGATGCTTGAATTGCTCTGCCGAACGAGTGGGTTTTGTAGCGAGCATTTGACGTGCGCTTTCAGGCGTTAAAGCGTTTGATTTGGTATTGGCACATGTGCTGACATTTGCGATAGTTTTCTGGGAGCCTGGCAGGGGTGTTTGGTTAGGAACTTAGGATTCAGGAGGTAACTCCACTGAACCGGCTGCAAATTCACCTGTATGCGTGTGTACAAGCAATTCGGAATATAAATCCGCAGCTAGCAAAGCTGCCTGCCAGCCTGGTTGCCTTATCGATTCGCAGTGTCATCGCAGTAACCTGCATTGGCTTCGAGCACATTTCTCAACTCTCCCCTCTCTGCATTTGTCCTGCTTGGCTAAACTTCTGCTTTCACGCAAGGAGACGCTTCAACAGAAGGAAACAAAACCAGTAAAAAAAAGTTCCGTACATTTTAGATAATCGTCAAGTGGTGCAGGTAATTCTCGCCCTCCACAAAAGCAATTGTCCCGCAGTTTGGGTTGTTATCGAAGCAGCAGTTGAATCGTATTTGGGCCCAATTGAATGAAGAAATCTTAACCTTCTCTAGTGGTCCGGCCATCGGGCCGCCAAAGTAGTCTCGATACTGGGCTTGCACGGGAGCCCTCCACTAGCCTTTGTCGATTACTCGGTCTTCCCAGTACCAGACATCTGGTAAAGGCCTGTGTCGGTCACTCGGTCTTCCCAGTTTTGAACGGAttttttcccagaaaattttgcaaaattttccagattctccgtcgcatcaaatctttagacgcatgtatgaagtattaaatatagatgaaaataaaaactaattacatagtttggtcggaattgacgagacgaatcttttgagtctagttagtacatgtttgaataatatttgtcaaatacaaacgaaaattgtactattcctattttgcaaaattttttggaactaaacaaggccttagaccaAAATGAGACTAGTTGAtagagtaaggccttgttcagttcgcaaaaattttcaagattccccgtcacatcgaatctttgatcgtatgcatgaagcattaaatatagacgaaaataaaaactaactgtacagtttacctgtaatttgtgagatgaatcttttgagcctagttactccgtaattggataatgtttgtcaaataaaaacgaaatgctacagtacccaaaaacgaaaaattttgcgaactaaacaaggcctaagatgcgAGGTCACAGTGGTATCGCCACCGCGCGCTACACGCGAGCTTCCGTGGCCCACTCACTACAGCTTGCCATGCCCACCCGCACAGCACCGCAGCTTGCTAGTTGCTACACAGGTATGGAAGACAAAAAAAGGTTTCCGTTGCCGGGACTCGAACCCGGGTCTCTCGAGTGAGAGCCGAGTATCCTAACCAGCTAGACTACAACGGAAGTTGGTATGTGCTTTGTTAAAATTTATTTGATTAAGAAACCTGTCCTCCAAACAAATCCAACCATATCTTGGCCAGACGTTTTTCTTGGGCGAACAGGATGAATTCGTTCACCTGCTTGCAACATACAGTAACAAAAAAGAGGAGGAGCAGAAAGATAGTAGTTCAATTACTCacaccattagacaaaattaaGAAAGTTTCTCCACTAGAGATAAATAACGGTAGAACTACTTAACTACCAAAGTTTAATCATTGTGGCGTGTCTATTTAGCTCAATGGAAGCCTCTGTCATGCCTTGTCAACAATGCCTCGCTGCACTGCAACAACGAGATAAAGCTTTTTCCTGAAAATAAAGAAATGGCAATGGGATTGAATCGAAGTCTTAATCGAGGCTTCTTTTTTTCTAACAAACGGATCATAACATTGACTACGCTGACACTCTCTTGGTAGGGGCAGGGTCTCATCAAACGGGTACAGCATCATTGTTTTGATGCCAAGAGGACGCATCGAAAGGCATCACCATTCAAAAGTGATAGGGTTCGACACTCGACGCACGATCACACGCAGCTCATACCACCAAATATATACTAGGCTTTCTAACTTTGCTTACGTGGAAATTTGCACGCCACGGGCGAGCACAGCAAATCCTGCTGAAAAAAAAGACAGGGTGAAAACAACCGGTTCCACTTGCTAGCAAAAAGCTGCTACGGAATGCAACTAGAAGGACAGTGTGTTTCTGATCTCTGTTGCACCAGACGAACAAAACATTATCTTTTCAGAAAAAGGAACACAACAAAATATTCGTGAAAAAGATTGGAACAGGTTTTTATTTACAAAGGAACAATTCAGGGTGTCTTCTTCTCGCCTGCTCAGGAAATCGTCTGTTCCTAAGATTCCTGGACTAGTAAGTAACAATGGTCCTGAAAGAGATGCACGGACGCAGACTGTATTGGCCAAGACCTCATAGACTCTGATGAGTTTGGTACAGTGGTAGTACTACTAGAACACTGTGTATCAACTGTCCAGCGACCAGATAGTGCAATAGGGGTGTTCCGCACAATTGGATCTCTGACCAAACATCGGTTCCAATT from Sorghum bicolor cultivar BTx623 chromosome 3, Sorghum_bicolor_NCBIv3, whole genome shotgun sequence encodes the following:
- the LOC8085436 gene encoding uncharacterized protein LOC8085436; translation: MQRFRPAVRNCAGLSCPLQPEAAAAPPPHSHKSRVPIRIPSRSHLLRLPVPGFQSCNPRLPPLDLASIETPPPRAMAPAAALVGPPIAFVAGANLPPKPIRSSSPDHSSDEISPSPMDEDSPAPGRTMKEEVVPQSGRPLAYASSGDPCVDFFFQVVPGVTSDADLAVLLDAAWSHDARTALKLVCHLRGVRGLGKSDRDGFYAAALWMHERHPLTLAANLANFAKFGCLKDLPEILYLVLHGPRDEDQDQRKGDDRRHPVKRRRGVSEAQAAKEKLNKEAQLAQAALARYASDEAFRHLYDRVADTFAELLKSDVEHLRVGDTTKIGLAAKWCPSLRSSYDRATLLCEAIARRIFPRESRQDYLNISDKHYSYRVRDRLRREVLVPLRKALELPEVYMSAGKLDDLPYERVASVAMQRYKEAFQKRDKPRVAGFFDEVRTGHARMAAGAVLPHELIAAALKGEHDEAKELQWRSMVYALATEGRLDNCIAVCGLMTGTAATDPAVSAAIALGLLISELSQEPWKGRVITFDETHQLHKLHGANLKEKLQPVVATLGTRKKGANLQGVFSKILGAAVAGGLRSDMMVKRVFVLSDMDFDGWAGSAAAWETEYQGISSRFTDAGFTAPEVVFWNVGTSKASMPVVAAQKGAALVSGYSKNLVRLFLEADGNLTPAAVMADAISGSEYDALEVFD